A window of the Verrucomicrobiia bacterium genome harbors these coding sequences:
- a CDS encoding serine/threonine-protein kinase, with the protein MSEVATNSTFGSYRLHERINGGGMADIWHASDAQGQSYALRLMHKSLRFNFFAKKRFFRGCEVLSQIHNHEYVVTYVDHGKIGGQPYCVMEYIEGDNLKLLFSRGDDVVTEFVGNILIDMAIALQHVHDSGFMHLDFKPENVMVSRNGNVRLVDFDLSMPRPPKPTKMGRTPGTPAYMAPEQLQRKPVDHRADIWAYGVTAYELLTDRKPFTGESGKEILQAQLNRDALFLMPRSVNPELPANLEKIVLKCLEQDPDNRYQDMTYLVRDLEGALYVA; encoded by the coding sequence GTGAGCGAAGTCGCTACTAATTCTACATTTGGGTCGTATCGCCTGCACGAACGCATCAATGGCGGCGGCATGGCGGATATTTGGCATGCCAGCGATGCCCAAGGGCAATCCTATGCCCTGCGCCTGATGCACAAGTCCCTGCGCTTCAACTTCTTCGCCAAGAAACGCTTCTTCCGTGGGTGTGAAGTCCTCAGCCAAATCCATAATCACGAATACGTGGTGACCTATGTGGATCACGGCAAGATTGGTGGCCAGCCCTACTGTGTGATGGAGTACATCGAGGGGGATAACCTCAAGCTGCTCTTTTCCCGGGGCGATGATGTCGTCACGGAGTTCGTCGGTAATATTTTGATCGATATGGCCATCGCTCTCCAGCACGTGCACGACAGCGGGTTCATGCATCTGGATTTCAAGCCGGAGAACGTGATGGTCTCGCGGAATGGTAACGTGCGATTGGTAGATTTCGATTTGTCCATGCCCCGCCCGCCCAAGCCGACGAAGATGGGCCGCACCCCCGGCACGCCCGCTTACATGGCCCCAGAGCAGCTCCAGCGCAAACCCGTAGATCACCGCGCGGATATCTGGGCGTATGGCGTGACCGCTTACGAGCTGCTCACCGATCGCAAACCTTTCACCGGTGAGAGCGGCAAGGAAATCCTCCAAGCCCAACTCAATCGCGATGCCCTCTTCCTGATGCCGCGTTCGGTGAACCCGGAATTGCCGGCGAACTTGGAGAAGATCGTTTTGAAGTGCCTCGAGCAAGACCCGGACAATCGCTACCAAGATATGACGTATCTGGTGCGCGATCTGGAAGGTGCGCTTTACGTGGCTTGA
- a CDS encoding DUF4126 domain-containing protein: protein METLLSICLGIGLSAACGFRVFIPMLVVSIAANAGHLTLAKGFEWLASDAAVMAFGLATVLEIAAYYIPWLDNLLDSIASPAAVIAGTVITASVMTDMSPFMRWTLAAIAGGGVAATVQGTTVLARAASTTLTGGLANPILATAELGGSSVVALMAFFVPVITLLVILTVLIVVGRKLLKRKAEKALPPPMPV from the coding sequence ATGGAAACTCTGCTTAGCATCTGCCTTGGCATCGGCCTGAGTGCCGCGTGCGGCTTCCGTGTTTTCATTCCCATGCTGGTCGTCAGCATTGCGGCGAATGCGGGGCATCTGACTTTAGCCAAGGGCTTTGAATGGCTGGCGAGTGATGCGGCGGTGATGGCGTTTGGTCTCGCGACGGTCTTGGAGATCGCGGCTTACTACATTCCTTGGCTGGATAACTTGCTGGATTCCATCGCGAGTCCGGCAGCGGTCATCGCGGGCACGGTGATCACGGCTTCCGTGATGACGGATATGAGCCCGTTCATGCGCTGGACGCTGGCGGCGATCGCCGGTGGCGGTGTGGCGGCAACGGTGCAAGGCACCACTGTGCTGGCCCGTGCGGCATCTACGACACTGACGGGTGGATTGGCGAATCCGATTCTGGCTACAGCGGAGCTAGGTGGCTCCAGTGTGGTCGCACTTATGGCATTCTTCGTGCCTGTGATCACGCTATTGGTGATCCTGACCGTGCTGATCGTCGTGGGGCGGAAGTTGCTGAAGCGGAAGGCGGAGAAGGCGTTGCCGCCGCCGATGCCAGTGTAA
- a CDS encoding CPBP family intramembrane glutamic endopeptidase, translating into MKGLAGHPFHRYVDRSFMIIGILGLVPALKALGIKSWKEAGLSPFSEGKRDAGKGFLFGFFSLAIAVVVVVGFGGRGLRGGQTAASLAGHLFNAAFAAVVVAALEELFFRGVVFGALRKQFSWKNALLVSSAVYAILHFLARVQAPPEVHWWSGLALLPHKLRGFGDVQQLVPAFFNLLLAGIMLGLAYQRTGTLWFSFGLHAGWIFWLKTYGFATDNVADSQVWIWGSGKLIDGWVAGIVLALLLALLLKILPESPAKHEVPPPTTG; encoded by the coding sequence TTGAAGGGCCTGGCCGGTCATCCTTTCCACCGTTATGTGGACCGGAGCTTCATGATCATCGGCATCTTGGGGCTGGTTCCGGCACTGAAGGCCTTAGGGATCAAAAGCTGGAAAGAGGCAGGATTAAGCCCATTTTCCGAGGGAAAACGCGATGCCGGTAAAGGGTTTCTCTTCGGCTTTTTCTCCCTGGCGATCGCGGTGGTAGTGGTTGTCGGGTTTGGGGGTAGAGGGTTGCGAGGTGGTCAGACCGCCGCGTCACTTGCCGGTCATCTCTTCAACGCCGCTTTTGCCGCAGTAGTGGTCGCCGCACTGGAAGAATTGTTCTTCCGCGGCGTCGTTTTCGGTGCGTTGCGGAAGCAATTTTCCTGGAAGAACGCCCTGCTGGTGAGCAGTGCGGTGTACGCAATTTTACATTTCCTCGCCCGTGTCCAAGCGCCGCCGGAAGTGCATTGGTGGAGTGGGCTTGCGTTATTGCCACACAAGTTGCGTGGATTTGGTGACGTGCAACAATTAGTTCCCGCCTTCTTCAACCTCCTGCTGGCCGGTATCATGTTAGGGCTGGCTTACCAACGGACCGGGACTTTGTGGTTTTCCTTCGGTTTACACGCTGGATGGATCTTTTGGCTAAAAACTTATGGCTTCGCTACCGATAACGTAGCTGATTCGCAGGTGTGGATTTGGGGAAGCGGCAAGCTGATTGATGGCTGGGTCGCGGGTATCGTGTTGGCATTATTGCTCGCCTTGCTCCTGAAGATACTGCCAGAATCTCCGGCGAAGCATGAGGTTCCTCCCCCCACAACTGGCTGA
- a CDS encoding ComF family protein — protein MRFLPPQLAEPAAKRAEMLLGLFYPNICQLCEKEPATKAMGYVGEACRADVKFIQAPMCDRCGLPFEGDITQRFECTNCKELDLSFKWSRASVVSKSEGTVLEVIHRFKYNGGLWFEPFLVELWLEGAKATLATEKFDLIVPVPLHPHKEREREFNQAERLVRAIAKQTNLRVGDKLIERVVDTRTQTRLDRKERAANVKGAFAMRKGLKLNGERILVVDDVLTTGATTSACAKTLLKAGAGEVCVWTVARGL, from the coding sequence ATGAGGTTCCTCCCCCCACAACTGGCTGAGCCTGCCGCGAAGCGGGCAGAAATGTTGCTGGGACTTTTCTATCCGAACATCTGTCAGCTTTGCGAAAAGGAACCCGCCACCAAGGCGATGGGTTACGTGGGTGAAGCCTGTCGCGCGGATGTGAAGTTCATCCAAGCTCCCATGTGCGATCGCTGCGGATTACCCTTCGAGGGAGACATCACCCAGCGTTTCGAGTGCACGAACTGCAAGGAGCTCGACCTGTCTTTCAAATGGTCCCGCGCCTCCGTCGTGTCAAAGAGCGAGGGGACCGTTCTCGAGGTGATTCATCGCTTCAAATACAACGGTGGATTATGGTTCGAACCGTTCCTTGTGGAGCTTTGGCTAGAGGGCGCAAAAGCGACGTTGGCGACCGAGAAATTTGACCTGATCGTGCCCGTCCCTTTGCATCCGCATAAGGAGCGTGAAAGGGAGTTCAATCAGGCGGAGCGACTCGTGCGCGCCATCGCCAAGCAGACGAATCTGCGGGTGGGCGATAAGCTCATCGAGCGCGTGGTGGACACCCGCACCCAGACCCGGTTGGACCGCAAAGAACGCGCGGCGAATGTCAAGGGTGCCTTCGCCATGCGTAAGGGCTTGAAGCTCAATGGTGAGCGTATCTTGGTGGTGGATGATGTTTTGACCACGGGAGCCACCACCAGTGCCTGCGCCAAGACACTTTTGAAGGCGGGGGCAGGGGAGGTTTGTGTCTGGACAGTAGCCCGGGGATTGTAG
- a CDS encoding ATP-grasp domain-containing protein, producing the protein MPKPVVIHETVPAGAATPFSRAIAEVATALKQAGFESIEIPSSWTRESDAEKTLRKLAHRPVPVTAVLCGYVHTSDDYSELYAALAAKNLILVNSPIEYVRCLSFAAAYPHLRGLTPESIIVRDVSEVAAAAWRLGFPLFIKGAVQSRKDKGWNACVANAVHEAQSHVTGLLNAYTYSEGAVILRKLVPLRHVAKRQDGFPIAREFRVILYQDVPLGVGHYWPEEDPLAVLTEEEHATICELAIKASQQLRVPYLAVDIAQQENGSWTIIETGDPQTSGFAKINVPECIAKLAEKLGAME; encoded by the coding sequence GTGCCGAAGCCTGTTGTCATTCACGAAACTGTTCCCGCCGGTGCGGCCACTCCTTTTTCCCGCGCCATCGCTGAGGTGGCGACGGCGCTGAAGCAAGCAGGCTTCGAGAGCATTGAGATCCCTTCTTCATGGACGCGTGAATCCGATGCGGAGAAAACCTTGCGCAAGCTCGCGCATCGTCCGGTGCCGGTGACTGCAGTTCTGTGTGGTTACGTTCACACCTCAGATGATTACTCAGAACTCTACGCCGCCTTGGCCGCGAAGAATCTTATCCTCGTCAATTCGCCGATCGAGTACGTGCGCTGTCTGTCGTTTGCAGCGGCCTATCCGCATCTGCGCGGGCTTACGCCGGAATCCATCATCGTGCGGGATGTGAGTGAAGTGGCTGCTGCTGCCTGGCGATTAGGCTTTCCTTTGTTCATCAAAGGGGCAGTGCAATCCCGCAAGGACAAAGGCTGGAACGCGTGTGTGGCGAATGCGGTTCATGAGGCGCAATCGCACGTGACTGGTTTGCTGAATGCCTACACCTATTCCGAAGGGGCTGTGATTCTTCGGAAGCTCGTGCCGTTGCGTCATGTGGCGAAACGGCAGGATGGTTTCCCCATCGCGCGCGAGTTCCGCGTGATTCTCTATCAGGATGTCCCGTTAGGTGTCGGTCACTATTGGCCGGAAGAAGATCCATTAGCTGTATTGACTGAGGAAGAGCACGCCACCATCTGCGAACTGGCGATCAAAGCGTCTCAGCAACTCCGCGTTCCTTACCTCGCCGTAGACATCGCCCAGCAGGAAAACGGTTCTTGGACGATCATTGAAACGGGTGATCCGCAAACGTCAGGGTTTGCGAAAATCAATGTGCCGGAATGCATTGCCAAGTTGGCGGAGAAGTTGGGAGCGATGGAGTAA
- the rplT gene encoding 50S ribosomal protein L20, giving the protein MRVTNAPASRKRRIRTLQAAKGFRMRRSKLYRYAADALDHGMQYSFRDRKTKKRNYRALWSNRINAAARAAGTTYSRFIEGLKAAQVTLDRKVLADIAATDEAAFNELVRVSGEALKTKMANLATAAKA; this is encoded by the coding sequence ATGCGTGTTACAAACGCCCCCGCTTCCCGCAAGCGCCGTATCCGTACGCTGCAAGCCGCCAAAGGCTTCCGGATGCGCCGTTCCAAGCTCTACCGCTATGCCGCCGACGCTCTCGATCACGGCATGCAGTACTCTTTCCGCGATCGTAAGACCAAGAAGCGCAACTACCGCGCCCTCTGGTCGAACCGTATCAATGCCGCCGCCCGCGCTGCCGGCACGACCTACAGCCGTTTCATCGAAGGTCTGAAGGCCGCCCAAGTCACGCTGGACCGCAAGGTTCTCGCTGACATTGCCGCTACGGATGAAGCTGCCTTCAACGAACTCGTCCGCGTATCCGGCGAGGCGCTGAAGACCAAGATGGCGAATCTCGCCACTGCGGCCAAAGCCTAA
- a CDS encoding HEAT repeat domain-containing protein yields MTTRKKEPFYQDKTAGEWLEFASTNFQRMPEAGEAFRAMGKQGAEFLGDELLRKPSATHEWLIAHHQKIPSRLRTLVLKPQPQSKSDTIIALLNRLGTNAAPAIPHLITWLEKHEGAAISSTSIPLNQFPMVSNQLYRTPRSFRSQYTSIIVSQGVQGIHAINLPMPSGGVLTFQTQVSVSVPGTVATNVIITTRYRSNAIPYTAYNILTNIGSEDPRVIPILLRPLDRNQQAFPTFGTNLKTAARMSAAMLLNEAENGTDKIRAYALLKLTLPESISARELFTRRLELNDPFSREIIIESFLEVTNDLDRLVPLTLNLLKKDRTITQPTSSLARKSPAVFAVLKNFSHHRPEVISGLQELLPQATTTDKASILQLLGEIGNSNNVSPELLRAFTNHYEANVRMKAWFALGQITRDVQAKVNEQITLMEYGRDDIVWEACGKLGDLEADAVNAVPILQKHLQHQNERIISKAAEALGKIGPQAKVTLPLLEMLLNHPRPQIKETAKEAIRKISGEPKAKGAE; encoded by the coding sequence ATGACCACCCGGAAGAAGGAACCTTTCTATCAGGACAAGACAGCGGGTGAATGGTTAGAATTCGCGAGCACGAATTTTCAACGGATGCCGGAAGCGGGAGAAGCCTTTCGGGCGATGGGCAAGCAAGGGGCTGAGTTTCTCGGCGATGAATTGCTTCGCAAACCTTCTGCTACGCATGAATGGCTGATAGCGCATCACCAAAAGATCCCTTCCCGTCTCAGAACGCTGGTGCTTAAACCGCAGCCGCAATCCAAGAGCGACACCATCATAGCCCTGCTCAATCGTCTGGGCACCAATGCCGCACCAGCGATTCCTCATCTGATCACATGGTTGGAGAAGCACGAAGGCGCGGCGATAAGCAGTACGAGTATCCCTCTGAATCAATTCCCGATGGTCAGCAATCAACTCTATCGGACACCGCGATCGTTCCGATCCCAATATACATCCATCATCGTCTCACAAGGTGTTCAAGGCATCCACGCCATCAATCTGCCGATGCCATCTGGTGGTGTGCTGACATTTCAGACGCAAGTCTCCGTCAGTGTGCCTGGCACAGTGGCCACGAATGTGATCATCACCACGCGCTATCGTTCGAACGCCATACCGTATACCGCCTACAACATCCTGACCAATATCGGCAGTGAAGATCCGCGCGTGATCCCAATCCTGCTCAGGCCATTGGATCGCAACCAGCAGGCATTTCCTACGTTCGGCACCAATCTGAAAACAGCCGCCCGCATGTCAGCCGCCATGCTGTTGAACGAAGCGGAGAATGGCACTGATAAAATAAGAGCTTACGCATTGCTAAAGCTCACTTTGCCAGAATCCATCTCCGCCCGGGAACTCTTCACCCGGCGGCTGGAATTGAACGACCCTTTCTCGCGCGAAATAATCATCGAAAGTTTTCTGGAAGTCACCAATGACCTTGATCGCCTTGTCCCGTTGACCTTGAATCTTTTGAAGAAAGACCGGACGATAACCCAGCCGACTTCATCATTGGCCCGCAAATCACCCGCCGTCTTTGCGGTACTGAAAAACTTTTCACACCATCGGCCGGAAGTGATTTCAGGGCTGCAGGAATTGCTGCCGCAGGCGACGACGACTGACAAAGCCAGCATCCTCCAACTACTCGGCGAGATCGGGAACAGCAACAACGTGTCACCTGAATTGCTCCGGGCTTTCACCAATCATTATGAAGCGAATGTGCGCATGAAAGCGTGGTTCGCACTCGGCCAGATCACCAGAGATGTTCAAGCCAAGGTGAACGAACAGATCACACTGATGGAGTATGGCCGTGATGACATCGTGTGGGAGGCATGCGGAAAGCTGGGCGATCTGGAAGCTGACGCGGTCAATGCCGTGCCCATTTTGCAAAAACATCTGCAACATCAGAACGAACGGATCATCAGCAAGGCGGCGGAAGCACTTGGGAAAATCGGGCCACAGGCGAAAGTGACATTACCTCTCCTGGAGATGTTACTGAATCATCCGCGTCCTCAGATCAAGGAAACGGCGAAAGAAGCCATCCGCAAGATTTCCGGCGAACCAAAAGCAAAAGGCGCGGAATGA
- the rpmI gene encoding 50S ribosomal protein L35, producing the protein MRRPKGIKTNKSASKRFKITASGKVKRSRAGRRHLLAGKSPKRRRSLGKSVVVDPTDEYRIKASMPFHR; encoded by the coding sequence ATGCGTCGTCCGAAAGGTATCAAAACGAATAAGTCCGCGTCGAAGCGGTTCAAGATCACTGCGAGCGGCAAGGTGAAGCGCTCCCGCGCGGGCCGTCGTCACCTCTTGGCTGGCAAGAGCCCGAAGCGCCGCCGTTCCCTCGGCAAGTCTGTGGTGGTGGACCCCACGGATGAGTATCGCATCAAGGCGAGCATGCCCTTCCACCGCTAA
- the accD gene encoding acetyl-CoA carboxylase, carboxyltransferase subunit beta — MATTSITKKSIGVETVVEPAVTPPANTGETTFIKKSKIGATSSKKKDIPEGLWTKCPKCAVMIYDKELDENLKVCPKCKHHFPIGARERIHSLVEVCSFEEMDADMTAVDVLKFTGVASYTSKLEAYKKSTGSKDAVITGVGKIGAQKVALGVMDFSFLGGSMGSVVGEKLTRLIETGTDRGLPVVIISQSGGARMYEGMFSLMQMAKTCGALAVHAKAKLPYISVLTHPTTAGVMASYASVGDLIIAEPGAMIGFAGPRVIKDTTQAELPPGFQTAEFLLDHGLIDAIVPRLQMKQQLGYYLDFMMEGNRRVASLG, encoded by the coding sequence ATGGCAACGACGTCAATTACCAAAAAATCTATCGGTGTGGAAACTGTGGTGGAACCCGCAGTCACTCCCCCGGCCAACACTGGCGAAACCACCTTCATCAAGAAGAGCAAGATCGGCGCTACTTCCAGCAAGAAGAAGGACATTCCCGAAGGACTTTGGACCAAATGCCCCAAGTGCGCGGTGATGATCTATGACAAGGAGCTGGATGAAAACCTGAAGGTCTGCCCGAAGTGCAAACATCACTTCCCCATCGGTGCCCGTGAACGCATCCACTCGCTCGTCGAAGTCTGCTCCTTCGAGGAGATGGATGCGGATATGACGGCAGTGGATGTGCTGAAGTTCACCGGCGTGGCTTCCTACACTTCCAAGCTGGAAGCGTATAAGAAATCCACCGGCTCGAAGGATGCCGTCATCACCGGTGTCGGTAAGATCGGTGCTCAGAAGGTCGCCTTAGGCGTGATGGATTTCAGTTTCCTCGGTGGCTCTATGGGTTCGGTGGTGGGTGAGAAGCTCACGCGCCTGATCGAGACGGGCACAGACCGCGGTCTGCCCGTTGTCATCATTTCCCAAAGCGGTGGCGCTCGTATGTATGAGGGCATGTTCAGCCTCATGCAGATGGCGAAGACCTGCGGCGCTCTGGCGGTGCATGCGAAGGCCAAGTTACCTTACATCAGCGTGCTGACGCATCCGACGACGGCTGGTGTAATGGCCAGCTACGCGAGCGTGGGGGACCTCATCATCGCTGAACCGGGTGCCATGATCGGCTTCGCCGGACCGCGCGTGATCAAGGATACGACGCAGGCTGAGTTGCCTCCGGGCTTCCAGACGGCTGAGTTCCTGCTGGATCATGGCCTCATCGACGCCATCGTGCCTCGTCTCCAGATGAAGCAGCAGCTCGGCTACTACCTTGATTTCATGATGGAAGGAAATCGCCGCGTGGCTTCGTTGGGCTAA
- the pheS gene encoding phenylalanine--tRNA ligase subunit alpha — protein MSFVAQIEPLKQSAVAELQAAADLAALDQARTAYLGSNGKITALMKQLGTLSKEEKPAAGKAINDAKQELERIIADRRGELELKAALPKEATDFTAPGRRHALGKLHPLTQVTEDIVRCFRKIGFVVADGPEIEDEYHCFDALNTPADHPARDAQDTFYVGTGNGPKPLLRTHTSSVQIRVMEKQAPPIRIIVPGRVYRRDNADATHNPTFHQIEGLYVDKGVTVGDLKGTVEYVFKELLGDEVKLRFRPHYFSYTEPSFEIDFASSLTKKMGKDWLEIAGCGMVHPKVFETVGYDPEQWSGWAFGFGIERIAMIRYGIDDIRLFYQNDLRFLKQF, from the coding sequence ATGTCTTTCGTGGCACAGATTGAACCTTTGAAGCAGTCCGCCGTGGCGGAACTCCAGGCCGCTGCCGACCTCGCGGCCTTGGACCAGGCCCGCACTGCGTATCTCGGATCGAACGGCAAGATCACCGCGCTGATGAAACAGCTCGGCACGCTCTCCAAAGAGGAGAAGCCCGCCGCCGGTAAAGCCATCAATGATGCGAAGCAGGAACTGGAACGCATCATCGCCGATCGTCGTGGTGAATTGGAATTGAAAGCCGCGTTGCCGAAGGAAGCCACTGATTTTACCGCTCCCGGCCGCCGTCATGCATTGGGCAAACTGCACCCGCTCACGCAAGTCACTGAGGACATCGTTCGCTGCTTCCGCAAGATCGGTTTCGTGGTCGCGGATGGACCGGAGATCGAGGACGAGTATCATTGCTTCGACGCCTTGAACACGCCTGCCGATCACCCGGCGCGTGATGCTCAAGACACTTTCTACGTTGGCACAGGCAATGGTCCCAAGCCGCTTCTCCGCACGCACACTTCTTCCGTGCAGATTCGCGTGATGGAAAAGCAAGCGCCGCCTATCCGTATCATTGTGCCTGGTCGTGTGTACCGCCGTGACAATGCGGACGCCACGCATAACCCCACGTTCCATCAGATCGAAGGTCTGTATGTGGACAAAGGTGTGACCGTGGGTGATCTCAAGGGCACCGTGGAATATGTCTTCAAGGAATTGCTGGGTGACGAAGTGAAATTGCGCTTCCGCCCGCATTACTTCAGCTACACAGAACCGAGCTTCGAGATCGATTTCGCCAGCTCACTGACGAAGAAGATGGGCAAGGACTGGCTGGAGATTGCCGGTTGCGGCATGGTGCATCCGAAGGTGTTTGAGACGGTGGGCTATGATCCGGAGCAATGGAGCGGCTGGGCCTTCGGCTTCGGTATCGAGCGCATTGCGATGATCCGCTACGGCATCGACGACATTCGCCTGTTCTATCAGAATGATCTGCGGTTTTTGAAGCAGTTCTGA
- a CDS encoding serine hydrolase has product MNKPMQWIVTLLIAVIVISFVMPHLAGAQERPDDVALKNILRERIDTAHAGVGIVVGIIDEKGMRVISHGTFSRSNNTPVDGETIFEIGSITKAFTGELLAEMVSRGEVKLDDPVAKFLPASVKVPERKGRQITLLDLATQHSGLPRLPDNMAPADESNPYADYTVEQLYAFLNGHTLTRDIGSKYEYSNLGMGLLGHVLALKAGTSYEALVIERLCKPLAMANTSITLSKEAQRKLATGHSKMGGAVSNWDLPTMAGAGALRSSVNDMLKFVSANMKLDNASLKAAFEMSHKAQREVGGGTKIGLGWHIYTRYGAEITWHNGGTGGYRSFAGFDKQRQRGVVVLSNTENDIDDIGLHLLEPKYALAKVDAIKVRQTVPVKAETLAKYVGRYQLNPSFFFNIRRHADHLQVQLTGQGYLNIFPESETKFFCDVVDAQISFQTDAGGKVTSLTLHQNGANQVAKKISDEEPKDKAAARVDVKIYDAYAGKYQLNPSMTFTVQRQGDRLMVQLSGQPFFEVFPESETKFFYKVVDAQLTFVKDDKGVKSLILHQNGLNQEAKRVR; this is encoded by the coding sequence ATGAATAAACCTATGCAATGGATAGTGACCTTGCTCATCGCAGTGATTGTTATTTCGTTCGTTATGCCGCATCTCGCAGGGGCTCAGGAGCGGCCGGATGATGTGGCGTTGAAGAATATTTTGCGCGAACGCATCGATACGGCGCACGCAGGTGTGGGTATCGTCGTGGGCATCATTGATGAGAAAGGCATGCGTGTCATCAGCCACGGCACGTTCTCCCGCTCGAATAACACGCCCGTGGATGGCGAGACTATCTTCGAGATCGGTTCTATCACGAAAGCGTTTACAGGTGAACTGCTCGCGGAAATGGTCAGCCGAGGTGAGGTGAAACTGGACGATCCCGTGGCGAAGTTTTTGCCCGCGAGTGTGAAGGTGCCGGAGCGCAAAGGTCGCCAGATAACGTTGCTGGACCTGGCCACGCAGCATTCTGGTCTGCCGCGCCTGCCCGACAACATGGCGCCAGCGGATGAAAGTAACCCCTATGCGGACTACACTGTGGAGCAATTGTATGCTTTCCTTAATGGTCACACGCTCACGCGAGATATTGGCAGCAAGTATGAGTATTCGAATCTCGGCATGGGCTTGCTCGGTCATGTGCTGGCGTTGAAGGCGGGGACGAGTTACGAGGCGTTGGTGATCGAGCGGCTGTGCAAGCCGCTGGCCATGGCCAATACATCCATCACGCTTTCCAAAGAAGCGCAGCGAAAGCTCGCAACGGGGCATAGCAAGATGGGGGGGGCGGTATCAAATTGGGATTTGCCGACGATGGCGGGAGCGGGTGCGTTGCGCTCTTCTGTGAACGACATGCTGAAGTTTGTGAGTGCGAACATGAAGCTGGATAACGCCAGTCTCAAAGCTGCCTTCGAGATGTCGCACAAAGCACAGCGCGAGGTAGGTGGCGGAACCAAGATCGGCCTCGGCTGGCATATCTATACGCGCTATGGCGCTGAGATCACATGGCATAATGGCGGCACGGGTGGGTATCGCTCGTTCGCTGGTTTTGACAAGCAACGGCAACGGGGCGTGGTGGTGCTCTCGAACACGGAGAATGACATCGATGACATCGGCCTGCATCTGCTGGAGCCGAAGTATGCGCTGGCCAAGGTGGATGCGATCAAAGTCCGCCAAACAGTTCCTGTGAAGGCCGAAACACTGGCGAAGTATGTGGGCCGGTATCAGTTGAATCCTTCGTTCTTCTTCAACATCCGCCGTCATGCAGATCATCTGCAAGTGCAGCTTACGGGGCAGGGATACCTAAACATTTTCCCCGAGAGCGAAACGAAGTTCTTCTGCGATGTGGTGGATGCGCAGATCTCATTCCAAACGGATGCAGGAGGGAAAGTTACCAGCCTGACTCTGCATCAAAACGGAGCGAATCAGGTGGCAAAGAAGATTTCTGATGAAGAGCCCAAAGACAAAGCTGCAGCCAGGGTGGATGTGAAGATCTACGATGCTTACGCAGGCAAATACCAACTCAACCCAAGCATGACCTTCACAGTGCAACGGCAAGGCGACCGCCTGATGGTGCAACTGAGCGGCCAACCATTCTTCGAGGTGTTCCCGGAATCCGAAACGAAGTTCTTTTACAAGGTGGTGGATGCACAGCTTACGTTTGTGAAGGATGACAAGGGGGTGAAATCACTGATCTTGCATCAGAATGGGTTGAATCAGGAGGCGAAACGAGTTAGATGA
- a CDS encoding sigma-70 family RNA polymerase sigma factor produces the protein MKSDPAIETRFLQLVEANRQKILRICQVYAWTSADREDLYQEVLFQIWRALPGLETQAHANTWVYRVALNTVISHVRKTTANKRDSVPMAQDEIRETIEKRQSAVSEQNLQIERLYDAIGKLDKVERALITLFLEDLSYAEIADVLGLNTSHVGVMLHRAKKKLSQLMQQEEVSS, from the coding sequence TTGAAGTCTGATCCAGCCATAGAAACCCGGTTCCTGCAGCTCGTTGAAGCGAACCGGCAGAAGATACTGCGCATCTGCCAGGTCTATGCCTGGACATCTGCTGACCGTGAAGATCTCTATCAGGAAGTTCTGTTCCAGATCTGGCGTGCGTTACCGGGATTGGAGACGCAAGCTCATGCCAACACTTGGGTTTATCGCGTGGCCTTGAACACCGTCATCAGTCACGTGCGTAAAACCACCGCGAACAAACGCGACTCCGTGCCGATGGCTCAAGACGAGATCCGCGAAACGATCGAGAAACGCCAGTCTGCGGTGTCTGAACAAAATCTCCAGATTGAGCGACTCTATGATGCCATTGGTAAACTGGACAAAGTAGAACGCGCTTTGATCACCTTGTTCTTGGAAGACCTAAGCTATGCCGAGATAGCGGATGTGCTTGGGTTGAACACGAGCCACGTGGGTGTGATGCTGCATCGCGCGAAGAAGAAACTTTCCCAGCTCATGCAGCAAGAGGAGGTGTCGTCATGA